The proteins below come from a single candidate division TA06 bacterium genomic window:
- a CDS encoding zinc-ribbon domain containing protein, producing MSFTDKTLTCKDCSKPFTFTAGEQEFYQQKGFQNEPQRCPDCRQANKASKRGPRQLFKVTCAECGNEAEVPFKPTGDRPVLCSDCFNKKR from the coding sequence ATGAGTTTCACGGACAAGACCCTAACCTGCAAAGACTGCAGCAAGCCATTCACTTTCACTGCCGGCGAGCAGGAGTTCTATCAACAGAAGGGCTTTCAGAACGAGCCCCAACGTTGCCCGGATTGCCGTCAGGCCAATAAGGCCTCCAAACGCGGCCCGCGCCAGTTGTTCAAGGTGACCTGCGCCGAATGCGGCAACGAAGCCGAAGTCCCCTTCAAGCCCACCGGCGACCGTCCGGTGCTTTGCTCGGACTGCTTTAACAAAAAGCGCTAA
- a CDS encoding ABC transporter ATP-binding protein: MITVKNLSYSYGPVKALDDLSFSLTAGKVVGLLGPNGSGKSTLCLCLAGMLDRKGFSGEIKIADRSHSQYAPEKLARQMAVVFQDNIFSFDFTAYEIALMGRNPYLRPLQPEGPDDYRIAEQAMRDCDCYGLKNRPIRSLSGGERQRVVLARALAQATPVLLLDEPTNHLDLKHQKQTLSLVKGLAAAKGVLSLVALHDLNLAGQYCDYLMLLDRGSIVSQGPPDVVFKKDILEQVFQTDLNIIRHPKTGQPQLLM; the protein is encoded by the coding sequence ATGATAACTGTAAAAAACCTTTCCTACAGCTATGGGCCGGTGAAAGCCCTAGACGATTTGAGCTTTTCCCTGACGGCCGGGAAGGTGGTCGGCCTTTTGGGCCCCAACGGTTCGGGAAAAAGCACCCTCTGCCTGTGCCTGGCCGGAATGCTAGATAGGAAAGGCTTTTCAGGCGAAATAAAAATAGCGGACCGAAGCCATTCACAGTATGCCCCGGAAAAGCTGGCCCGGCAGATGGCTGTGGTCTTTCAGGACAATATTTTTTCTTTTGACTTTACCGCCTACGAGATAGCGTTGATGGGCCGCAACCCCTATTTAAGGCCCTTGCAGCCCGAGGGGCCGGATGATTATCGGATCGCCGAGCAGGCCATGCGCGATTGCGACTGTTATGGCTTAAAGAACCGGCCTATCAGAAGCCTGTCCGGCGGGGAGCGCCAGCGGGTGGTGCTGGCCCGGGCCCTGGCTCAGGCGACCCCGGTCCTGCTTTTGGACGAGCCCACCAACCATCTGGACCTGAAACACCAGAAACAGACCCTGTCGCTGGTCAAGGGACTGGCCGCAGCCAAAGGCGTATTATCGCTGGTGGCACTGCACGACCTTAACCTGGCCGGGCAGTACTGCGACTACTTGATGCTGTTGGACCGGGGCAGCATCGTCAGCCAGGGTCCGCCCGATGTCGTTTTTAAAAAGGACATACTGGAACAGGTTTTTCAAACCGACTTGAATATAATTCGGCACCCTAAAACCGGCCAGCCACAATTATTAATGTGA
- a CDS encoding iron ABC transporter permease, whose protein sequence is MRREIKAWYYLLPASLAAILLGLASGPAGFGLLTDPQVMAIRLPRVLLGMLAGAGLASSGAALQSALGNPLAEPYLLGVSGGAAFGAALTLLLGLSSGWGGAISLPLFSLVFGLLALYAVYRLGRVGFRLPSETVILSGIIVNAFFSALIMLLLALAGRQLQEMIYLLMGNLGMIFGTQSLYLLWVCAATIILCTAYLWSQGRNLDLLSLGEHPAQSLGLPVEKLKVRILLASALMVAAVVSLAGVIGFVGLVVPHLARMIIGPKNSRLVPLSVLLGANLLVLADALARTAAPQEIPVGVITSLLGVPFFTYLLRRKKRAGL, encoded by the coding sequence ATGCGCCGTGAAATAAAAGCCTGGTATTACCTGCTGCCCGCCAGCCTGGCGGCCATCTTGCTGGGCCTGGCTTCCGGGCCGGCCGGATTCGGGCTGCTGACGGACCCGCAGGTGATGGCCATTCGCTTGCCCCGGGTGCTTTTGGGTATGCTGGCCGGGGCGGGGCTGGCCTCGTCGGGGGCGGCCCTGCAGTCTGCCTTGGGCAACCCGCTGGCCGAGCCTTATCTGTTGGGCGTTTCCGGGGGCGCGGCCTTCGGGGCGGCCCTGACCCTGCTGCTGGGGCTTTCGTCGGGATGGGGCGGGGCCATAAGCCTCCCCTTGTTCTCTTTAGTCTTCGGCCTGCTGGCCCTCTATGCGGTTTACCGGCTGGGACGGGTGGGCTTCCGGCTGCCCTCGGAGACCGTGATCCTTTCCGGGATAATCGTCAACGCCTTCTTCTCGGCCCTGATCATGCTGCTTCTGGCTTTGGCCGGCCGCCAACTCCAGGAGATGATCTATCTGCTGATGGGCAACCTGGGGATGATCTTCGGGACCCAGAGCCTCTATCTGTTGTGGGTCTGCGCCGCCACCATCATCCTCTGCACTGCCTACCTCTGGAGCCAGGGACGCAACCTGGACCTGCTTTCTTTAGGAGAACATCCGGCCCAGAGCCTGGGCCTGCCGGTGGAGAAACTAAAAGTAAGAATTCTGCTGGCCTCGGCCCTGATGGTGGCGGCGGTGGTCTCGCTGGCCGGGGTGATCGGCTTCGTGGGACTGGTGGTACCCCATCTGGCCCGGATGATAATAGGCCCCAAGAATTCCAGGCTGGTGCCGCTGTCGGTGCTGCTGGGCGCAAATCTTTTGGTGCTGGCCGACGCCCTGGCCCGGACCGCCGCTCCCCAGGAGATCCCGGTGGGAGTGATCACCTCGCTGCTGGGTGTGCCATTTTTCACCTACTTGTTACGGCGCAAAAAGAGGGCCGGGCTATGA
- a CDS encoding TonB-dependent receptor: MLFSLIAVLFITATNPDSAVVSAVIPDSTILLKSGELKDSLPVYRLKGMVVTATRTPLAERSAPASVSVIEPDPLTPNLDAANRLSQTAGASLGGNGGIGSVLSLSIRGAATNQVLYLLDGLPVNSAQNGSYDLNRILSQAQRIEIVRGPASSLYGANAVAGVVNIITKDSKQLKPYSRINFEKGGYSSQVWEATVSRPLAKWASASMGATWKKTGGQRVNSDYDGTNYFLELFAQPYSRIETKLRYQEYKSQNGVPGSVDYPSPTKRQKDWGKDFSFKASYDQNSFVALSRNSIENMIYSTVDSRNYTLQTNVEGQYQHSWMPQINTTVGVGYQMVESDITDVGQPELKHKAAFLIQQVEPLKDLLFVGSARYDKDFAYQRQISPSLSINYGFFEYLNFYTSYGQSFRAPTLNDLYWYSVDNYYGTNFVYSGNDSLLPEKNAQFEIGLKLGTIRTNGTLCFYRSKTTNLIDWGQQTFLMPDTLFTKAANIGKTITQGVELQASHTLFDMVTLDLNYTYCLAVQDTIGRPGLPFKPQHIANGSVTINDIQIVPDLKLGWKFWSQYSDIQKAGNWDPVDNLPAYIISNHVLSLKIADARVYYKVENLFNANYQTRYGYPMPRRTQSFGVTLELWD, encoded by the coding sequence ATGTTGTTCTCATTAATAGCCGTTTTATTTATAACCGCAACAAACCCGGACAGCGCTGTTGTTTCTGCGGTCATCCCGGACAGCACTATTTTGCTCAAATCTGGAGAGCTAAAAGACTCCCTGCCTGTTTACCGGCTCAAAGGGATGGTGGTCACCGCCACCCGGACCCCGCTGGCCGAGCGGTCCGCCCCGGCCTCGGTGTCGGTGATCGAGCCGGATCCGTTGACTCCTAATTTGGATGCAGCCAACCGGCTTTCCCAGACTGCCGGAGCGTCACTGGGCGGTAACGGAGGCATCGGCAGCGTCCTGTCCCTTTCCATCCGGGGGGCTGCTACCAACCAGGTGCTTTATTTATTGGACGGCCTGCCGGTCAACTCGGCCCAGAACGGATCCTACGACCTCAACCGGATACTGAGCCAAGCCCAGCGTATCGAGATAGTGCGGGGGCCGGCCTCCAGCCTTTACGGGGCCAACGCCGTGGCCGGTGTGGTCAACATCATCACCAAGGATTCCAAACAACTCAAACCGTATTCCAGGATAAATTTTGAAAAAGGCGGCTACAGCTCCCAGGTTTGGGAGGCCACCGTCTCCCGGCCTTTGGCCAAATGGGCCTCGGCCTCCATGGGTGCCACCTGGAAGAAGACCGGCGGACAAAGGGTCAATTCCGACTACGACGGCACCAATTATTTCCTGGAACTGTTTGCCCAACCCTATTCCAGGATCGAGACCAAGCTGCGTTATCAGGAGTATAAGTCGCAGAACGGCGTGCCGGGCTCGGTGGATTATCCCTCCCCCACCAAAAGACAGAAAGACTGGGGAAAGGACTTCAGCTTCAAGGCCAGCTACGACCAGAACAGCTTTGTGGCCCTCTCTCGTAATTCCATAGAGAACATGATCTATTCCACTGTTGACAGCCGCAACTATACCTTGCAGACCAATGTGGAAGGCCAGTATCAGCATTCATGGATGCCCCAGATTAACACCACGGTGGGGGTCGGCTATCAGATGGTAGAGAGCGATATTACCGACGTGGGCCAGCCCGAGTTAAAGCACAAAGCGGCCTTTTTGATCCAGCAGGTGGAGCCTTTAAAGGATTTACTTTTCGTGGGCAGCGCCAGGTATGACAAGGACTTTGCCTATCAGCGCCAAATATCGCCATCCCTTTCAATTAACTATGGATTCTTTGAATATTTGAACTTCTATACAAGTTATGGGCAGTCTTTCCGGGCCCCAACTTTAAATGACCTATACTGGTATTCAGTCGACAACTACTATGGTACAAATTTTGTTTATTCCGGGAATGACAGTCTCCTGCCCGAAAAAAATGCTCAATTTGAAATTGGACTAAAGCTGGGGACGATACGTACTAATGGCACCTTATGTTTTTACCGTTCCAAAACCACCAATTTAATTGACTGGGGGCAGCAGACATTCCTTATGCCCGATACTTTGTTTACAAAGGCTGCGAACATCGGAAAAACCATAACCCAGGGGGTCGAACTCCAAGCTAGTCATACTCTATTTGACATGGTCACCTTAGACCTGAACTACACCTATTGTCTGGCGGTACAGGACACTATTGGCAGACCTGGGTTGCCCTTTAAGCCCCAGCACATCGCCAACGGTTCGGTCACCATCAACGACATCCAGATCGTGCCAGACCTGAAACTGGGCTGGAAGTTCTGGTCACAGTACAGCGACATCCAGAAAGCCGGGAACTGGGATCCGGTGGATAATCTTCCGGCCTATATCATCAGCAACCATGTGCTATCTTTAAAGATCGCCGACGCCCGGGTCTATTACAAGGTGGAGAACCTGTTCAACGC
- a CDS encoding ABC transporter substrate-binding protein, with the protein MKRFPYFLFLIFFLGCSSQPRPQAKEARTIADDLGRAVRLEGPPSRIISFAPSLTEMIYALGGDDRLAGVTSWCNWPPQARSKTLVGDMMSPNFERMVSLRPQLAVMIGSRPGPLLKKFEALNIPVICFKDETVADIRRALNVLGLLLECPARADSMIKDIDSRLATIKAAVDSVPLPERPKVFAELGSSPLFAAGDSSFIGQMIALAGGINVTGNIGSSYAAVNPELVVKSDPGIIIVLHPQAGRKDIAQRLGWQNVSAVKNGKIYPGLDQDVILRPGPRFIEGLKILHEIFYAP; encoded by the coding sequence ATGAAGCGATTTCCTTATTTCTTGTTCTTGATATTTTTCCTGGGCTGCAGCTCCCAGCCCCGGCCCCAGGCCAAAGAAGCCCGGACCATCGCCGATGACCTGGGCCGCGCCGTCAGACTGGAAGGGCCCCCTTCAAGGATCATCTCCTTTGCCCCCAGCCTGACCGAGATGATCTATGCCCTGGGGGGTGATGACCGGCTGGCCGGCGTCACCTCCTGGTGCAACTGGCCGCCCCAGGCCCGAAGCAAAACCTTGGTCGGCGATATGATGAGCCCCAACTTCGAGCGGATGGTTTCGCTAAGGCCCCAGTTGGCGGTGATGATCGGCAGCCGCCCCGGCCCGCTGCTGAAAAAATTTGAAGCCCTTAACATTCCGGTGATCTGCTTTAAGGATGAGACCGTGGCCGACATCCGGCGGGCCTTAAATGTCCTGGGCCTGCTACTGGAATGCCCCGCCAGGGCAGACTCCATGATCAAAGACATCGACAGCCGGCTGGCCACGATCAAAGCCGCGGTGGATTCGGTGCCTCTGCCCGAAAGGCCGAAGGTCTTTGCCGAGCTCGGGTCTTCCCCCCTGTTCGCTGCCGGCGATTCCAGCTTCATCGGCCAGATGATAGCCCTGGCCGGAGGGATCAACGTTACCGGAAATATCGGCTCATCCTACGCTGCGGTCAACCCGGAACTGGTGGTCAAAAGCGATCCCGGCATCATCATCGTCCTCCATCCCCAGGCCGGAAGAAAAGACATCGCACAGCGGCTGGGCTGGCAGAATGTTTCCGCCGTCAAGAATGGAAAAATCTACCCCGGCCTGGACCAGGATGTGATCTTAAGGCCCGGCCCTCGTTTTATAGAAGGGTTGAAAATACTGCATGAAATTTTCTATGCGCCGTGA
- a CDS encoding YezD family protein: MSEQNAKLSDAKILDEIIAAIQDINYGEILITIHNSKIVQIEKREKRRFIPKGGT, translated from the coding sequence ATGTCAGAACAAAACGCCAAGTTATCTGACGCAAAAATACTGGATGAAATAATCGCCGCTATCCAGGATATCAACTATGGCGAGATCCTGATAACCATTCATAACTCCAAAATTGTCCAGATAGAGAAGAGGGAGAAAAGAAGATTCATCCCGAAAGGAGGGACTTGA